The genomic window TCACTCAATATACGACACAGATCATCAACTCAACTCCATATTTCAAACTGATGCATATCATGAATGGACAATTAGAAACCCTGAGAAGGATGAGTGCATGAGGTCAGAAGAATATAAACCATTAGACTCTTCTGTAGGTAACTGTACATAGATTTGGTCATTTTCATGTAGATATAATGTAACACTTCCTGAGACCTGATCAACATAACCTTCTGTATAGTCATCGTATGAGTACATCACAGACTCGTCATTTTTGTATAATCCAACCCAAACATTTGCTCCCTTGACTTGTATATGATAAGTAAATTGATAGATGCCAGATATTTCACATGTAAAAATCCCAGTAGATGGATCATAGTTGTTATTTGAATTGGTCAGTAATTTGTCAAATGCTATTGGTTGCCCAGCTGGGTAATATGAACTGGAAAGAATGGCTGTAAAAGCTGGATATGGACTGAGTAACCCAGCTGAGGGATCTCCTGACTTGATGTAGCCATTATAATCATATTtgccaggggacataatcacttctGCTGGTGGGCCTGGTGGTCCAGGAAGGCCTGGTTGGCCTGGAGGCCCTGGAGGGCCTTTTAGTCCAGGTGCACCAGGTGAGCCGCTTGCCATTTTGCCATAATAATTTCCAGTAGGACCTGGTGGACCAGGAGGCCCTGGATCTCCTTTTTCTCCAGGAAACCCTTGAGCGCCTTGAGAGCCAGGTGGACCTCTTGGACCAGGGGATCCTTGACTTCCTCTTGATCCTGCTTCACCAGGATATCCTGGTGGTCCATGACGACCTGGTGGACCAGGGCTACCTGATTTACCAGGCGAGCCAGAAGGTCCCATACTACCTTTGGCACCACTTAGTCCTCTTTGTCCTTCTCGGCCTGGTGTACCTGGCAGTCCTGGAGATCCTGATTTTCCTGGGGCCCCACTAAGTCCTGGTTGACCCTTTGGTCCTGGATATCCACTAGCACCAACAGGTCCTGTTTCACCTTTCTCTCCTGGTGCACCAGTTGCACCTGGCAAGCCTCTTGGACCTTGTGATCCAGGTGCACCTGCTGGTCCTACAAGTCCAGGAGCTCCATGTGCCCCAGTTAGTCCTGCCTCTCCTTTTTCCCCTGGGTAACCAGTGGGACCTATAGGACCAGGCTCACCTTTGATTCCTGGTAAACCTGGTTTTCCAAAACCAGGTATTCCAGGTGCACCTGGCAAACCTTGAGGACCAGCAGAGCCCTTACTTCCAGGAGCTCCTGGTGACCCTGGTTCACCTTGTACTCCAGGCTTTCCACGTCCTGGTAGACCAGGATTTCCTGGTGGTCCTTTTTGGCCTGGAGCACCTGAATATCCTGGTTGACCTGCTGGGCCCAttgcccctttctcacctgatggaCCAGGACGACCTGGGGCGCCAGAACTTCCTAATCCTGCTGGTCCAGATGGTCCTGGTGGCCCTTGTGGCCCTGTTGCCCCTCTGTTACCAGGACGCCCTGGAATTCCCACTCCCTTTGCCCCCTTTGCTCCAGGAAGGCCCAAGTGTCCTGGCATTCCTTTTTCTCCAGGTTGACCAGGTGGTCCTGTAGGACCTGGTGGCCCTCGAGCACCTGGTTTACCAACAGCAGACAACCCTGCTGGCCCAGGGTATCCTGGGGCTCCTGAATTGCCTTTAGGTCCTGGCAATCCTTGAGCTCCTCTATCACCTTTTGATCCTGGAGCTCCTCTTTCACCCGACTTTcctggtgctcctggcatgcctggTTTTCCCATAGCTGGCGATCCTGGTGGTCCTGGCATTCCAGGCTTTCCAGGGGCTCCTGGCATCCCAATGCCTGTTTTTCCGGGAGCTCCTGGTGGGCCTCGTGGTCCAGGTGGACCTGACGGTCCGTGCTCTCCTCCTAAATCTATAATTCAAAAATTAAGTGTAGGTTAGATTATAATTTTTTGACGTGTTCCATTCATAAAAACTGATAGTATCCACTTATTTTTGTTTTGGGTGTACGATACAGAGAAGTGCTATGGTATTATAAAATATTTTAACTGCAAAATAATcttatttagcaatggtaatgaaaATTAGGCTGTTTCTATAAATGGTGGTCAATCTGCAACTCCAGTTTTACCCCTTGGTGACAAGTTTGAAAATGTGCTCTGGTTAGGTAAAACTATCTTATTGAGAACCTTGAATTTAACCTTCACATTTGTCTTGTTACTCAAGAGGTTTCTGATGGCCAACTTCTTCATATAaagaaaaaaaggacttgcatttatatagcacttttcataaccACCGGAcatctttacagccaacaaagtactattTGAAGTGGagacgctgttgtaatgtaggaaacgtgaccatcaatttgtgcacgacatactcccgcaaacagcaatgtgataataaccagataatctgtttttgtgatgttgattgaggaataaatattggccaggacaccagggataactcccctactcttcaaaatagtgccatgggatcttttgcttccacctgagcaagcagatggggcctcagtttaacatcagcaTGCTGCTCACCTCTGCTTTCATCATTGTCTTCATACCCATCTTCGTACCCGTCATCTTCAGAGTTCTGAGAATCATATCCCCTTATATTATAATCTGTTTTGGGAAGGAAAAGGACAATAAAATGGTAAAGTGCAATATTTTAAAAGACTTGATGACTTCTTGACTTCTATATACAAAGAAGgaagttgcatttctatagcatccttCACATCCTAGGATATCcctaagtgtttcacagccaatgaattacttttaaagtCTAGTTAC from Heterodontus francisci isolate sHetFra1 chromosome 3, sHetFra1.hap1, whole genome shotgun sequence includes these protein-coding regions:
- the LOC137359927 gene encoding collagen alpha-1(X) chain-like — its product is MDSKQICALLLLLSVTLVCGTGFNRYAYIRKNIKSQGDYNIRGYDSQNSEDDGYEDGYEDNDESRDLGGEHGPSGPPGPRGPPGAPGKTGIGMPGAPGKPGMPGPPGSPAMGKPGMPGAPGKSGERGAPGSKGDRGAQGLPGPKGNSGAPGYPGPAGLSAVGKPGARGPPGPTGPPGQPGEKGMPGHLGLPGAKGAKGVGIPGRPGNRGATGPQGPPGPSGPAGLGSSGAPGRPGPSGEKGAMGPAGQPGYSGAPGQKGPPGNPGLPGRGKPGVQGEPGSPGAPGSKGSAGPQGLPGAPGIPGFGKPGLPGIKGEPGPIGPTGYPGEKGEAGLTGAHGAPGLVGPAGAPGSQGPRGLPGATGAPGEKGETGPVGASGYPGPKGQPGLSGAPGKSGSPGLPGTPGREGQRGLSGAKGSMGPSGSPGKSGSPGPPGRHGPPGYPGEAGSRGSQGSPGPRGPPGSQGAQGFPGEKGDPGPPGPPGPTGNYYGKMASGSPGAPGLKGPPGPPGQPGLPGPPGPPAEVIMSPGKYDYNGYIKSGDPSAGLLSPYPAFTAILSSSYYPAGQPIAFDKLLTNSNNNYDPSTGIFTCEISGIYQFTYHIQVKGANVWVGLYKNDESVMYSYDDYTEGYVDQVSGSVTLYLHENDQIYVQLPTEESNGLYSSDLMHSSFSGFLIVHS